TATCCGGAATTATCTGAATTTATTAAAGAATATGAAGAAAGAGAGAGCTTGGAAGCTATTTTAGCTAAAGAGGCAGATACTCTTGACCAAATTCTTCTTTTAAGAGAATATGAGTGGAGTGGAAATAAAGAAGCTTATCTTTGGTTGTATGGCAAAGAAGAGAATAAGGAAAAGAGACAGTTAGATAAGTTAAAGACAGAGGTTGGTAAGAAGATGGGAGAGGCAATCTATGAAGCAAATCCTTCAGATTGGTGGAATAAGCTTTGGACTTCGGAGAATAGGAAGGATTAAGGGTTAGGGTTAAGAATTAAAGAAGAGTAATGAAAGCATTGGTATTAGTATAGTTAAAATCATAGTTAGTGGTAGAATTATAGTATTAATAACCATTGTAATAAATAAAACAAAACAATGCGGGATCGTCTAATTGGTAGGACTTCGCCCTCTGAAGGCGACTATCTAGGTTCGAGTCCTAGTCCCGCAGCCAAGTTGAGCATAGTTCTTACGTACGAGGAGCGTAGCCAAGTTGAGCTAGTACGAGGAGCTTACTTTCATTAAACATAAGTCTATGAAGACAGCACTTATAACCGGAGCTAATCAGGGAGTTGGATATGGTTTTGTTTCTAAGCTTCTTGGAGAAGGATGGAGAGTATTTGCGACTACTCGAAAGTCTATTGAAAATTTACCAGCGCTCCAGAATTTAGAATGGATGTCTCTTGAGCTTACCGATGATGAATCAATTCAGAAAGCCTTTTCTCTTGTTGCTGGCAAGACAGATAGGATTGATTTAATTGTGAATAATGCAGGGGTTAACAAAGATACGGCAACGCAGAATCAAAAAGAAAAAGTTAGCACCCTTCAAGACCTTGATAGAAACATGCTTCTAACCATGTTTAACATCAATGCAATCGCCCCTTTATTAATTGTTAAGCAGTTCCTGCCTTTGCTACAGGGAAATCCTTCCTTTATTATCAATATATCTAGTATTCGAGCATCTTTTGGTAATAAAAATAAATTAGGTAATTATGGGTATAGAGCAAGCAAGATAGCTCTTAATATGTTTACTTTTTGCAGTTTAAAAGATCTTCCTGAAAATGTTAAAACTTTTGCGGTACACCCGGGGATAGTGAAAAGTCAAATGAATCCAACCGGAGAAGGGGATCCTGAAAATCA
This genomic window from Patescibacteria group bacterium contains:
- a CDS encoding SDR family NAD(P)-dependent oxidoreductase, translated to MKTALITGANQGVGYGFVSKLLGEGWRVFATTRKSIENLPALQNLEWMSLELTDDESIQKAFSLVAGKTDRIDLIVNNAGVNKDTATQNQKEKVSTLQDLDRNMLLTMFNINAIAPLLIVKQFLPLLQGNPSFIINISSIRASFGNKNKLGNYGYRASKIALNMFTFCSLKDLPENVKTFAVHPGIVKSQMNPTGEGDPENHAEKILNIVENWNDEWNGRFMNFDGTMYPIDEG